The nucleotide sequence CCCCGGGAGCGGCCGGGGGTGGCCGTGCGCGGCGAAGTCGAGGGGTTCGGGAGCGGGCGCGAGGCCGAACTCCGGGACATCGTCCGTCGCGATCACGCCGATCGGGCCGGGCAGCGTCGCGGGCACCTCGCGGCCGGCGGCGACGATCAGGACGCCGCGCGCGGCGGCCAGATCGCATACGTCGGCCAGGCGTCGGGCGTGGGCGGGGTCCGGCGTGCAGAGCGAGAGGTTCACGATCCGCGCCTCCTGCTGGATGGCCCACCGGATGGCCCCCACGAGCTGATCGCAGGTTGCGGCTGGCCGCTCCGAGAAGATTCGCACTGCAAGCAGGTCGACATCGGGCGCCACCGCCCGCACCGCGCCGGCCACCGCACTCCCGTGGCCGAGTCGGTCCTGCCAGTCGGGCTCGTGGGCGATCCGGCCGGGACCCAGCGACACGACGTGGACGCCGGCCGCGACCGGGCCGACGTGGGAGTGCCGCGGGTTCAGGCCGCTATCGACGATGGCGACGCGGATGCCCAGGCCGCTGCCGGGAAGCAGGTCGCGCAGGTCGGGGATCACGGGCGCGCCTCGGCGCGGGGGGCATCGGCGGCCGCGAGCAGGCGCGCGAAGGATCCCCCCCGGGCCGCCAGGGCGTGCGGCGACCCGGCCTCCGCGATGCGCCCGGCCTCCAGGACCAGCACCTCGTCGGCGCGCAAGGCGGTATGGATCCGGTGCGTGACCAGGACCGTCGTCCGGCGGGCGCCGGCGCGGCGGCGGATGGCTTCCCAGACCGCGTCTTCGGCGAGCGGATCGAGCGCCGCGGTGGCCTCGTCCAGGATGAGGAGCGGCGGATCGCGCAGCAAGGCCCGCGCCAAACTGACGCGCTGGCGCTCCCCGCCGGAGAGCCGCGCCCCGCGTTCGCCCACGACTGTCGCGGGGTCGAGGTTCGGTAGCCCGGCGGCTTGCAGGGCCGCATGCACCTCGGCGTCGGTGGCTTCCGGCCTGGCGAGGCGGACGTTCTCCGCGATGGTGTCGTGGAAGAGGAAGGCGTCCTGGCCCACCACCGCCACCCGCGCCCGCCAGAGATCGCCGTCCAGGTCGGCCAGGACCTGGTCGCCGCAGCGGATGGCGCCGCCCGTCGGCTCGAGGACCTTGAGCAGGAGGTGGAGCAAGGTCGACTTGCCCGCGCCCGAGGCGCCCACTACCGCCGTGACCCGCCCCCCCGGGAAGGTCGCGGTGACGTCCGCCAGGGCCGCGCCGCCCGCGCCGGGATACCGGTAGGTCAGGGCGTCGAGGCACAGGTCGGCCGCCGGGTCCGCCGGGACCGCTCCTCCCTGCGCGAGGCCGGCCGGCACGTCGGCGATCTCCAGGACGCGACCGAGGGCGACCCGGGCGCGCTGCACGCGGAGGTAGAGCGCCGCCAGGCCGCGCAGCGGGCCATGGAAGCGCCACTGATAGGCCAGGAAGGCCACGAGGCCGCCCCAGGTGAGGCTTCCGGCCTCGATCTGCGCCGCCCCGAGGGCGATCACGCACAGCGTGCCCGCTCCGAGGAACAGGGCGGGCAGGCCCTCGCCTGCGGCGCTCGTCGCCTGCTGCGCCATGAGGGTGCCGATGAAGCGATCGTTGAGGCCGCGGTAGCGGGCGTTCATGCGGTCGAACAGTCCGAAAGCCTGGATTTCCGCCATGCCGCCGATCGACTCGCCCAGGAAGCTCATGGCGTCGCCGGCCTGCTCCCGCAGATCCTTCGCCAGCGCCACGGCCCGAGGGCGTATCAGTC is from Candidatus Tanganyikabacteria bacterium and encodes:
- a CDS encoding S8 family serine peptidase, giving the protein MIPDLRDLLPGSGLGIRVAIVDSGLNPRHSHVGPVAAGVHVVSLGPGRIAHEPDWQDRLGHGSAVAGAVRAVAPDVDLLAVRIFSERPAATCDQLVGAIRWAIQQEARIVNLSLCTPDPAHARRLADVCDLAAARGVLIVAAGREVPATLPGPIGVIATDDVPEFGLAPAPEPLDFAAHGHPRPLPGKRPNFRGHSFAAARVSGMIARLLSAASAPADAATVRGALREAIRSAESRGASTR
- a CDS encoding ABC transporter ATP-binding protein, which gives rise to MVGLAALVSTAVGLAVPLAAKLLVDTVAVANRPDRLPATAALLFALGFAALAVRTGGQALHAWVTAKVLFDVRLSLFRHLQRLPRTFFARSRTGDLLSRLTADVAEAQSALADGTLGLVLGLLAVATSAVALVWLSWQLALVSFLFAPGLAVAVRLIRPRAVALAKDLREQAGDAMSFLGESIGGMAEIQAFGLFDRMNARYRGLNDRFIGTLMAQQATSAAGEGLPALFLGAGTLCVIALGAAQIEAGSLTWGGLVAFLAYQWRFHGPLRGLAALYLRVQRARVALGRVLEIADVPAGLAQGGAVPADPAADLCLDALTYRYPGAGGAALADVTATFPGGRVTAVVGASGAGKSTLLHLLLKVLEPTGGAIRCGDQVLADLDGDLWRARVAVVGQDAFLFHDTIAENVRLARPEATDAEVHAALQAAGLPNLDPATVVGERGARLSGGERQRVSLARALLRDPPLLILDEATAALDPLAEDAVWEAIRRRAGARRTTVLVTHRIHTALRADEVLVLEAGRIAEAGSPHALAARGGSFARLLAAADAPRAEARP